The following coding sequences lie in one Alloacidobacterium dinghuense genomic window:
- the fmt gene encoding methionyl-tRNA formyltransferase, with the protein MRLVFCGTPQFAVPTLKALLRAGHDIRLVVTQPDRPSGRGMQLVAPPVKHAALAAGIPIAQPEKIKNNQDFRAQLEMIQPEAIIVVAYGRIIPKWMLDLPHFGNLNLHASLLPKYRGAAPIQWAVANGEPVTGATTMRIDEGLDTGDMLMQRELPIAPDHTAEDIFPLLAEMGAPLMVETLERLTAGTINPRKQDDSQATLAPILKREDGQVDFTRSAMEIYNRWRGFQPWPGAYTQFRGKKLAFHHMMPMELRGEQSVPGEVGVEHGQLFVDCGANSRLEIFGVQAEGKKRMSAADFLRGHQLTTGDRLG; encoded by the coding sequence ATGCGCCTTGTTTTTTGCGGCACTCCGCAGTTCGCGGTTCCAACGCTGAAGGCGCTGCTACGTGCCGGGCACGACATCCGGCTTGTCGTTACGCAGCCCGACCGTCCTAGCGGACGGGGTATGCAACTTGTCGCTCCACCGGTGAAACACGCCGCGCTCGCCGCTGGTATTCCAATCGCGCAGCCAGAAAAGATAAAAAACAACCAGGATTTTCGTGCGCAATTGGAAATGATTCAGCCTGAGGCGATCATCGTTGTAGCCTACGGCCGCATTATTCCGAAGTGGATGTTGGATCTGCCGCACTTCGGCAATCTGAATCTGCACGCATCTTTGCTGCCTAAGTATCGTGGTGCTGCCCCGATTCAATGGGCAGTTGCGAATGGAGAGCCGGTAACGGGGGCAACCACCATGCGCATCGACGAGGGCCTGGATACTGGCGATATGCTCATGCAGCGTGAACTGCCGATCGCTCCTGATCACACGGCAGAGGACATATTTCCATTGCTGGCCGAAATGGGTGCTCCGTTAATGGTCGAAACTCTTGAGAGACTGACCGCGGGCACCATTAACCCCAGAAAGCAGGATGATTCACAGGCCACGCTCGCGCCGATTCTAAAACGAGAGGACGGGCAGGTTGATTTCACTCGTTCAGCAATGGAAATCTATAACCGGTGGCGTGGCTTTCAGCCCTGGCCCGGAGCCTACACGCAATTCCGCGGTAAAAAGCTAGCCTTCCACCATATGATGCCAATGGAACTCCGGGGCGAACAGAGCGTGCCAGGTGAGGTAGGTGTCGAACATGGTCAACTCTTTGTCGACTGCGGTGCAAATAGCCGGCTTGAAATCTTTGGAGTTCAGGCAGAAGGCAAAAAACGCATGTCTGCGGCAGATTTTCTGCGCGGCCACCAGTTGACGACTGGCGATCGCCTGGGATGA
- a CDS encoding PASTA domain-containing protein: MIPFFRLALVFLLLCVVALLSAITTMHFAIHGAEVSVPDFRGLTTADAMRKAASLELNLSVDNHFYSAEMPSGRVLSQSPASGTVVRREWHVRITESLGPQRMAIPNVIGQPERAATIAIRRAGLDLGNVARMPYSGASASAVIAQNPAPDALGVGRPSMSLLVAYAGRTSADGTDVVMPDLTGQLFAAAAAAITHAGLKLTPTTVVPTSVPAVSVNTTQTLTAPVPPGTVTAQLPIAGHRVDANTTIQLTVAR, encoded by the coding sequence ATGATTCCCTTCTTTCGGCTCGCATTGGTGTTCTTGCTTTTGTGTGTTGTCGCGTTGCTGTCGGCCATAACGACGATGCATTTTGCCATCCATGGAGCGGAAGTTTCAGTACCGGACTTCAGAGGATTAACAACAGCTGATGCGATGCGAAAAGCTGCCTCCCTTGAGTTGAACCTGAGCGTCGACAATCATTTCTACAGTGCTGAGATGCCGTCAGGCCGCGTTCTTTCTCAATCTCCGGCATCAGGCACGGTTGTCCGCCGCGAATGGCATGTTCGTATTACGGAAAGCCTTGGTCCCCAACGAATGGCGATTCCCAATGTAATTGGACAGCCGGAGAGAGCGGCAACAATCGCCATTCGGCGCGCCGGGCTTGATCTTGGGAATGTCGCGCGAATGCCCTACTCCGGCGCATCAGCAAGTGCTGTCATCGCGCAGAATCCTGCACCGGATGCTCTGGGAGTGGGACGGCCCAGCATGAGCTTATTGGTCGCATATGCCGGGCGCACAAGCGCTGACGGAACCGACGTTGTGATGCCGGATCTCACCGGGCAATTGTTCGCTGCTGCTGCTGCCGCCATAACCCACGCAGGTCTCAAGCTAACGCCTACAACGGTTGTACCAACAAGTGTTCCCGCCGTTTCAGTCAATACAACGCAGACCCTGACTGCCCCAGTTCCCCCGGGCACCGTGACAGCGCAATTACCGATTGCAGGGCATCGCGTTGATGCAAACACCACAATTCAATTGACCGTTGCCCGCTAG
- a CDS encoding peptidylprolyl isomerase: MIYRSLPLSAAFSAGIVFLVIPALGQTAAKTPAPAAQSSPYQGMVVEEIVARVNDQVISKSDYQRADQELATQAQQQGWSQQQLFEARHDLLRDLIDQQLLLSKGKELGITGETETVKRLDDIRKQNHLDSMDDLQKAAESQGVSFEDFKQHIRDGIISSTVIRDEVGRHLNLSQADVQKYYDAHKADFDQPEQVKLSEILVPTANPDDATQVAAAQKKADDIAAQLKSGGDFAQVAKTESGGPTAAQGGELGDFRRGQLAKVLEDQTFVLKPGEYTQPIRTKQGFVILKVTEHTSGGVQPLKDVEPQVEDAIYSQKMAPALRQYLTTLREDSYVEVKEGYEDAAATPNETKPTTTYSAYAPPTGKKKKHVERTRFRQKSTNPKPTTETASAPANVPSLADVPQGNATQTAATQTAGATETASATPPSAPAATTAAATPAKNSQVASAGVEKPGKKEKIRFGQAPRETLPSAPTKTEDAGANAGTQVASNNVPQNMQVVGPDGTVDNQTVEEKKEKTRFSARAKEPKQKKSKDKTDPFAPAPESQDELATRQEQSTPLGLNGDTSKAKKAPKPTEKTRLSDKTKEKPDSGQQPNPNAAPADQQAVPSAPTPAPATSPTTQQP, encoded by the coding sequence ATGATTTATCGATCCTTACCCCTCTCGGCCGCGTTCTCTGCAGGCATCGTCTTTCTGGTAATTCCAGCTCTCGGCCAGACTGCGGCCAAAACACCGGCTCCGGCTGCACAGTCGTCTCCCTACCAGGGCATGGTGGTTGAAGAGATTGTGGCGCGTGTCAACGATCAGGTCATCAGCAAGTCTGATTACCAGCGCGCCGATCAGGAACTTGCGACGCAGGCACAGCAGCAGGGGTGGTCGCAGCAGCAGCTGTTTGAGGCGCGACATGACTTGCTGCGCGATTTGATCGATCAGCAACTGCTCCTTTCCAAGGGAAAAGAACTGGGAATTACCGGCGAAACCGAAACGGTCAAGCGGCTGGATGACATTCGTAAGCAAAACCACCTCGACAGCATGGACGACCTGCAGAAGGCGGCCGAGTCGCAGGGAGTTTCGTTTGAAGATTTCAAGCAGCACATCCGCGACGGCATCATCTCGTCCACGGTAATTCGCGACGAGGTTGGACGTCACCTGAATCTCAGCCAGGCCGATGTGCAGAAGTATTACGACGCGCACAAGGCTGACTTTGACCAACCCGAACAGGTGAAATTGAGTGAGATTCTGGTTCCAACGGCGAACCCGGATGACGCGACGCAGGTTGCGGCTGCTCAGAAAAAGGCCGATGACATTGCCGCGCAGTTGAAATCCGGTGGTGACTTCGCACAAGTGGCGAAGACCGAATCAGGCGGCCCGACAGCGGCTCAGGGCGGCGAGCTTGGCGACTTCCGTCGCGGACAGTTGGCTAAGGTCCTTGAGGACCAGACCTTCGTGCTGAAACCTGGCGAGTACACGCAGCCAATCCGCACCAAGCAGGGGTTTGTCATTCTCAAGGTCACGGAACACACTTCGGGTGGAGTGCAGCCTTTGAAAGATGTCGAGCCGCAGGTTGAAGACGCGATTTACAGCCAGAAGATGGCTCCGGCGCTGCGTCAGTATCTCACCACGCTGCGGGAAGATTCTTATGTTGAAGTGAAAGAGGGCTACGAGGATGCAGCGGCAACGCCAAATGAAACCAAGCCCACGACAACATATAGTGCCTATGCGCCGCCAACCGGGAAAAAGAAGAAGCATGTAGAGCGAACCCGCTTCCGCCAAAAGTCGACCAATCCAAAGCCCACGACGGAGACCGCAAGCGCCCCAGCTAATGTACCTTCTTTGGCAGATGTACCGCAGGGCAATGCAACGCAGACGGCGGCGACTCAAACTGCGGGCGCAACCGAAACCGCAAGCGCAACGCCGCCATCTGCTCCGGCTGCGACAACTGCTGCTGCGACTCCGGCTAAGAATTCTCAGGTTGCCAGTGCAGGCGTAGAGAAGCCGGGTAAGAAAGAAAAGATCCGTTTTGGCCAGGCACCACGCGAAACTCTACCTTCGGCTCCGACCAAGACCGAGGATGCGGGCGCAAACGCCGGTACACAGGTAGCATCCAACAATGTTCCGCAGAACATGCAGGTCGTTGGCCCCGATGGGACGGTAGACAACCAAACCGTCGAGGAGAAAAAAGAGAAGACCAGATTCTCAGCGCGCGCCAAGGAGCCGAAACAGAAAAAGAGCAAGGATAAGACCGATCCATTTGCTCCAGCACCGGAAAGCCAGGATGAACTGGCTACTCGCCAGGAACAGTCCACTCCATTGGGCCTGAACGGCGATACCTCCAAGGCAAAGAAGGCGCCAAAGCCGACAGAGAAGACACGCTTGTCTGACAAGACTAAAGAGAAGCCAGACAGCGGCCAACAGCCGAATCCAAACGCGGCTCCTGCCGACCAGCAGGCGGTACCTTCAGCTCCTACTCCGGCTCCGGCGACGTCTCCGACTACCCAGCAGCCGTAA
- the aroC gene encoding chorismate synthase, whose translation MLRFSTAGESHGESLIALLSGLPAGVEIDTNFINRELWRRQQGYGRGGRMRIEQDTAHILSGVRHGKTIGSPVAIEIENRDWKNWTDILPVEVGDPAKHKIVASPRPGHADLAGALKYDFPDARYVLERASARESTARVAAGALAKQLLLQLGIDIASHVIRVGHAELERDATWDEIAALRAKDEVLLGCVDTEAEERMKAEVDKVLRTGDTVGGVFEVVIHGAPAGIGTHTNWDERLDGILAQAVMSLQAVKAVEIGRGVTAAESFGSDVHDAIGYSNEPANGRHTRFTREHNNAGGVEGGISNGEDVIVRGYLKPISTLRRPLQSVRFDTREVTKAAYERSDVSVVPAAGVAAEAMVALAFARLVLEKFGGDSLRELKRNYDGYVDQIRAY comes from the coding sequence ATGTTACGTTTTTCCACTGCAGGTGAATCGCACGGCGAGAGTCTAATTGCTCTTCTCTCAGGGCTGCCCGCCGGCGTTGAAATCGACACAAACTTCATCAATCGCGAACTGTGGCGCCGCCAACAGGGGTACGGTCGCGGTGGTCGCATGCGCATCGAGCAGGACACCGCGCACATCCTCTCCGGGGTGCGGCACGGCAAGACAATCGGCTCCCCGGTCGCTATTGAAATCGAAAATCGCGACTGGAAGAACTGGACCGATATTCTTCCCGTTGAAGTTGGCGATCCTGCGAAGCACAAGATCGTAGCGTCGCCGCGTCCCGGACATGCTGATCTTGCAGGGGCTCTAAAGTACGACTTTCCGGATGCACGGTATGTCCTCGAGCGCGCCTCGGCGCGTGAATCAACCGCCCGCGTTGCCGCCGGAGCATTAGCAAAACAACTGCTTTTGCAACTCGGCATCGACATTGCCAGCCATGTGATTCGAGTAGGCCATGCTGAATTGGAACGAGACGCGACGTGGGATGAAATCGCGGCGCTGCGTGCAAAGGATGAAGTGCTTCTGGGCTGTGTCGACACTGAGGCAGAAGAGCGCATGAAGGCCGAGGTCGACAAAGTGCTGCGAACCGGCGATACCGTCGGTGGCGTCTTTGAAGTGGTGATTCATGGCGCGCCCGCAGGCATCGGTACCCACACAAATTGGGATGAGCGGCTGGACGGCATTCTGGCGCAGGCTGTCATGTCGTTACAGGCCGTTAAGGCCGTCGAAATTGGCCGTGGCGTGACAGCTGCCGAGTCTTTTGGTTCAGATGTCCACGATGCTATTGGCTATAGCAACGAGCCAGCGAACGGTCGGCATACCCGTTTCACACGCGAGCATAACAATGCCGGTGGCGTCGAGGGGGGCATCTCGAACGGTGAAGATGTCATCGTGCGTGGTTATCTCAAGCCGATTTCTACATTGCGCAGACCGCTGCAGTCTGTTCGTTTTGACACGCGTGAGGTGACCAAGGCTGCTTACGAGCGAAGCGATGTTAGTGTAGTACCGGCCGCAGGAGTTGCGGCAGAAGCTATGGTGGCGCTTGCATTCGCACGGCTGGTGTTGGAGAAATTTGGCGGGGATTCTCTGCGGGAGCTAAAACGTAACTATGATGGTTACGTGGATCAGATTCGTGCCTACTGA
- a CDS encoding OsmC family protein encodes MIASTEWKEGTQYVGSSGSGHTIHFDADQAHTTGPSPMEVVLTALCGCTSMDIVSILQKKREPITSLAVSAEAQQSPAPPRVFTHIRLVYRVGGAVSKKGMEDAVSLSKNKYCSVSKMLEKNAAIEFVIEYMDGVPRE; translated from the coding sequence ATGATCGCAAGCACTGAATGGAAGGAAGGAACGCAGTATGTAGGGAGTTCAGGGAGTGGCCACACGATACATTTCGATGCCGATCAGGCACACACTACAGGACCAAGCCCAATGGAGGTCGTTTTAACAGCGCTCTGCGGGTGCACCTCGATGGATATTGTCAGTATTCTGCAGAAGAAGCGCGAACCGATTACCAGTCTTGCAGTTTCTGCGGAGGCACAACAGTCCCCAGCTCCGCCGCGCGTGTTCACACATATTCGGCTGGTCTATCGCGTCGGGGGTGCGGTTTCGAAAAAGGGAATGGAAGACGCCGTTTCACTTTCAAAGAATAAATACTGCTCCGTATCCAAAATGCTGGAAAAGAATGCTGCAATCGAGTTCGTCATCGAATATATGGATGGAGTTCCGCGCGAATGA
- a CDS encoding 3'-5' exoribonuclease YhaM family protein, giving the protein MKDLFVGDLGKFENQVVTGFFAVAAKQVRSKKDGAVYFAMTLCDSTGQIECRMWEVADAQPFESGDVVKARGQISRYQDRLQLTLDKIRRANPEEYDLGDFVPKTSRDIEELWAELNGYVSTLTNAHLQALLRAFIDDPEIASALKSAPAAKSMHHAWVGGLLEHVVSLLGISDLAARHYPEINRDLLLTGVVLHDIGKLHELRWGTSFDYTLEGQLIGHISIGISMVEKKLANLQDFPDNLRVLVEHIILSHHGKYEFGSPKLPMIPEALLLHYLDDLDAKMQTMRSEFARAGALGRAPGQMTEWVRALERPLLNTAGYLGELAPTTEATAAEELEPREEINALPAED; this is encoded by the coding sequence ATGAAAGACCTGTTTGTTGGAGATTTAGGGAAATTTGAAAATCAAGTGGTGACGGGCTTCTTTGCCGTCGCCGCAAAGCAGGTGCGCAGCAAGAAAGACGGCGCCGTCTACTTTGCCATGACTCTCTGCGACTCTACCGGCCAGATTGAATGCCGAATGTGGGAAGTCGCGGATGCCCAGCCTTTTGAGTCCGGCGATGTCGTGAAGGCCCGAGGACAGATTTCGCGTTATCAGGACCGCCTGCAGTTGACACTGGATAAGATTCGTCGGGCAAACCCTGAAGAGTACGACCTCGGGGATTTTGTTCCCAAGACCTCACGCGATATTGAGGAGCTGTGGGCGGAGCTGAATGGCTATGTCTCCACCCTTACCAATGCTCACCTGCAGGCTCTACTACGCGCCTTTATCGACGATCCAGAGATTGCTTCTGCGCTCAAGAGCGCACCCGCTGCCAAGAGTATGCACCACGCCTGGGTGGGCGGCCTGTTGGAACATGTCGTTTCATTACTTGGCATCAGCGATCTGGCGGCGCGGCACTATCCGGAAATCAATCGTGACCTGCTTCTCACTGGCGTGGTGCTCCACGATATCGGCAAGCTGCATGAATTGCGTTGGGGAACGAGCTTCGATTACACGCTCGAGGGTCAACTCATCGGCCACATTTCGATTGGAATCTCCATGGTGGAGAAAAAGCTGGCCAATCTGCAGGATTTCCCGGACAATCTTCGCGTGTTGGTCGAGCACATTATTTTGAGTCACCACGGAAAGTATGAGTTCGGCTCACCTAAGCTGCCCATGATTCCGGAAGCACTATTGCTCCATTACCTCGATGATCTTGATGCCAAGATGCAGACGATGCGCAGCGAATTTGCGCGTGCTGGCGCGCTAGGCCGTGCTCCCGGTCAGATGACGGAGTGGGTCCGAGCGCTGGAGCGGCCGCTTCTGAATACGGCCGGATATTTGGGTGAGCTGGCGCCGACCACAGAAGCTACGGCAGCCGAAGAACTTGAGCCACGGGAGGAAATCAATGCCTTACCTGCTGAAGACTGA
- a CDS encoding ubiquinone/menaquinone biosynthesis methyltransferase, which translates to MLTQGAQPAGTSDEQSAARAVREMFDSIAPRYDLLNHVLSMNVDRLWWWRTARKFRDVLSNPDATILDICCGTGDMTMALLRHRLANSRPVLAADFAHQMLVRGRAKFVGQNAAAIEADALQLPLANNSVNLITTAFGFRNLANYCAGLAEFHRVLRPGGLVGILDFSEPDGLFGKLYAFYFRRVLPAIGSRISGTAGPYAYLPASVHKFPPPHEMLDEMRGIGFTNVSWQPYSFGIAGLYRGMKA; encoded by the coding sequence ATGCTGACTCAGGGCGCTCAACCCGCCGGAACCTCTGATGAGCAGAGCGCCGCTCGCGCCGTGCGTGAAATGTTCGACAGCATTGCGCCGCGCTACGACCTTCTCAACCATGTGCTCTCCATGAACGTCGACCGCCTCTGGTGGTGGCGAACCGCACGCAAGTTCCGCGACGTGCTTTCGAACCCCGATGCAACGATCCTCGATATCTGCTGCGGCACCGGCGACATGACGATGGCCCTCCTGCGCCATCGGCTAGCAAATAGCAGGCCAGTCCTCGCCGCAGACTTCGCGCATCAAATGCTGGTTCGCGGCCGCGCCAAATTTGTGGGACAAAACGCCGCAGCAATCGAAGCTGATGCCTTACAACTTCCGCTTGCGAATAATTCCGTAAATCTAATCACCACAGCCTTCGGTTTCCGCAATCTCGCAAATTACTGCGCAGGCTTGGCTGAATTTCATCGCGTCCTGCGTCCCGGCGGCTTGGTCGGCATTCTCGACTTCAGCGAGCCCGACGGCTTATTCGGAAAACTCTACGCGTTTTACTTCCGCCGAGTGCTCCCCGCGATCGGATCGCGTATCTCAGGTACCGCGGGGCCCTATGCGTATCTTCCCGCATCCGTGCACAAATTCCCGCCACCACATGAAATGCTCGATGAGATGCGCGGCATCGGGTTCACAAACGTTTCATGGCAACCCTATAGCTTCGGCATTGCCGGACTCTACCGCGGTATGAAAGCCTGA
- a CDS encoding EVE domain-containing protein: MPYLLKTEPTVYSFSDLEREDETVWDGVTNPAAVRFLRSMKPGEKLVIYHTGDERTAVGTAKVLSVDAANPKVPNVRIKAGKPINTPHTLAEIKAHKLFADSPLVSQGRLSVVPLTDAQYAWLTGE; encoded by the coding sequence ATGCCTTACCTGCTGAAGACTGAGCCGACGGTGTATTCGTTCAGCGATCTGGAACGCGAAGACGAGACGGTTTGGGATGGCGTCACCAACCCTGCGGCTGTGAGGTTCTTGCGCAGCATGAAACCTGGCGAGAAACTCGTGATTTATCACACGGGCGATGAGCGCACGGCCGTAGGTACAGCGAAAGTCTTGTCGGTAGATGCTGCGAATCCCAAAGTCCCTAACGTGCGCATCAAGGCGGGTAAACCCATCAACACGCCGCACACGCTGGCAGAGATCAAGGCGCATAAGCTCTTTGCTGATTCGCCGCTCGTGAGCCAAGGCAGGCTTTCAGTCGTTCCTCTCACGGACGCGCAGTACGCTTGGCTGACGGGCGAATAA
- the aroB gene encoding 3-dehydroquinate synthase — protein MRTIQVKTESAKYPVVVGSGLLSTLWRRLPKRNSIFVLTSPEIWALWSKYFLASFPKGNQPAVLFLPAGEQYKRLTYIEQLASQLASHHADRSSLLVAFGGGIIGDIGGFLAAIYMRGIDYIQIPSTLLAQVDSSVGGKTGANLASGKNLIGSFHHPLSVFADIDLLRTLPDRELRAGLFESLKAGVIRDARLFRFMERNAETILKRGNKALEYVISASIRMKADVVGIDEKESGLRMILNFGHTVGHAIEAAMHYRKLLHGEAVAWGMLAALQLGRMRGTISTTNANRVERTILDYGPLPHFKTTAQRLLDAASRDKKNRAGVRRFVLPQEIGNASVIENVTDTELIAAIDWMLSKVKES, from the coding sequence GTGCGAACAATTCAAGTCAAAACTGAGTCGGCAAAGTACCCCGTCGTCGTTGGAAGCGGCTTACTGTCTACCCTTTGGCGAAGGCTGCCCAAACGGAATAGCATCTTTGTTCTTACATCGCCCGAGATCTGGGCGCTCTGGTCGAAGTACTTCCTTGCTTCCTTCCCTAAGGGAAATCAACCCGCCGTCTTATTTTTGCCCGCAGGAGAGCAATACAAACGGCTCACCTACATTGAACAACTAGCCTCGCAATTGGCCTCCCATCACGCAGATCGAAGCTCTCTCCTCGTCGCCTTCGGCGGCGGCATTATCGGCGACATCGGTGGATTCCTTGCCGCCATCTACATGCGTGGCATCGACTATATCCAGATTCCATCAACACTGCTGGCGCAGGTAGATTCATCCGTAGGCGGAAAGACCGGCGCAAACCTCGCATCGGGAAAGAACCTCATCGGCAGCTTTCATCATCCTCTCTCCGTCTTTGCCGATATCGATCTGCTGCGGACTCTTCCCGACCGTGAATTGCGAGCCGGACTCTTCGAAAGCCTGAAAGCCGGTGTAATCCGCGACGCGCGTCTTTTCCGCTTCATGGAACGCAACGCCGAAACTATTCTCAAGCGGGGCAACAAAGCGCTTGAATATGTTATCTCCGCGTCCATACGTATGAAGGCAGATGTCGTCGGAATCGATGAAAAAGAATCTGGCCTGCGCATGATTCTGAATTTCGGCCATACAGTCGGCCACGCGATCGAGGCCGCAATGCACTATCGCAAGCTGCTACACGGCGAAGCCGTCGCCTGGGGTATGCTCGCTGCTCTCCAGCTTGGACGCATGCGCGGAACAATCTCAACCACTAACGCAAATCGAGTCGAACGCACGATCCTTGACTATGGTCCGCTTCCTCATTTCAAAACAACAGCCCAACGTCTGCTTGATGCAGCATCGCGCGATAAGAAAAACCGCGCAGGGGTTCGCCGCTTTGTGTTGCCTCAAGAAATTGGCAATGCATCCGTCATCGAAAATGTAACCGACACTGAGCTAATTGCGGCTATCGACTGGATGCTCAGCAAGGTGAAGGAATCGTGA
- a CDS encoding transcription antitermination factor NusB, with protein sequence MNGVAPARAVAFEILLKVERSAGNSDELLYQPAVARLSSQDRNLATNLVMGTLRWQIALDTRITALLTRPNTQLDPVVKIALRLGAFQLLYLDRVPVYAAIGESVELAKGTANKFAAGMVNAILRKIAAQPKPGATSGIIKTADLAEAFAHPQWLVERWVKNFGLQTALRICEYDQQPAPVFVRLMTRDAEQALLQEAIELAPGNFLVNVRRVTSGDVSATTALKNGRVRIQDEGSQLIAEIAGHGMRILDACAAPGGKTAILAERNPDASIIACDVSKRRLAKMQQVLQNTSYGPGINFKLADAATLTLRPEFDLVLCDAPCSGTGTLARNPEIRHRLRPEELKRQYDRQVAILNCVMGGIKAGGRLLYSTCSLEPEENDLVVRECLNRRDDFEMIRLDQEIERIAGAGVLHAEGADTLRATTLVNGCLRTLPGVHACDGFFAALLVRPA encoded by the coding sequence ATGAACGGCGTTGCGCCAGCACGTGCCGTAGCCTTTGAGATTTTGCTGAAAGTAGAACGCAGCGCAGGTAATAGTGACGAATTGTTATATCAACCTGCCGTGGCAAGGCTATCCTCACAAGACCGCAATCTAGCCACAAACCTGGTAATGGGCACTCTAAGATGGCAGATTGCTCTGGACACGCGCATTACCGCACTACTGACCCGCCCCAACACACAACTTGACCCTGTAGTGAAAATTGCATTGCGACTTGGTGCATTTCAGTTGCTCTATCTTGATCGTGTGCCCGTCTATGCGGCAATTGGCGAAAGTGTTGAACTCGCCAAAGGCACAGCCAACAAATTCGCTGCCGGAATGGTGAATGCAATTCTGCGCAAGATCGCAGCGCAGCCCAAACCAGGAGCGACGTCTGGAATCATCAAAACCGCCGATTTGGCGGAGGCCTTTGCGCACCCTCAGTGGCTGGTCGAACGCTGGGTGAAGAACTTCGGATTGCAAACGGCACTGCGAATCTGTGAATACGACCAACAGCCTGCCCCTGTCTTTGTTCGACTGATGACACGAGATGCAGAGCAGGCATTACTGCAGGAAGCTATCGAGCTTGCTCCCGGAAACTTCCTGGTCAATGTCCGCAGAGTGACAAGTGGCGACGTCTCGGCGACTACCGCCCTTAAAAACGGCAGGGTGCGCATTCAAGATGAGGGATCGCAACTTATCGCAGAAATCGCAGGACATGGGATGCGGATTCTAGACGCCTGCGCAGCTCCCGGTGGGAAGACCGCTATTCTGGCAGAACGCAATCCTGATGCCTCAATCATTGCCTGTGATGTCAGCAAGAGACGGCTCGCCAAAATGCAACAAGTCTTGCAGAACACTTCTTACGGGCCCGGAATCAATTTCAAATTGGCCGATGCAGCTACCCTCACGCTTAGACCAGAGTTTGATCTCGTTTTGTGTGACGCGCCATGCAGTGGCACTGGAACGCTGGCGCGAAATCCAGAAATTCGTCATCGGCTCAGACCGGAAGAATTGAAGCGCCAATACGATCGTCAAGTGGCAATTCTGAATTGCGTAATGGGAGGTATCAAAGCAGGCGGTCGACTCCTCTATTCCACGTGCTCTCTCGAGCCAGAAGAAAATGATCTTGTTGTTCGCGAGTGCCTCAATCGTCGAGATGATTTTGAAATGATTCGCCTGGATCAGGAGATTGAGCGGATCGCGGGTGCTGGGGTTCTTCACGCTGAAGGTGCAGACACGTTGCGCGCCACCACACTTGTAAATGGCTGTCTGCGCACGCTGCCCGGCGTTCACGCATGCGATGGTTTCTTCGCGGCTTTGCTAGTACGTCCTGCCTAG
- the def gene encoding peptide deformylase: MIREIVKYPEPILQKTTQLVTEFDDELRSLVDDMFESMYAAQGIGLAAPQIGISKRVTVIDLSFKKNLDDKIVLINPEVIHKEGKQNEEEGCLSLPEIREKVSRAHKVRVRAQDLTGKWFEIDGEELLARAFQHEIDHLDGILFIFRVSALKRDLLLRKIRKMQKNGEW, encoded by the coding sequence ATGATTCGAGAAATAGTCAAATATCCCGAGCCGATTCTGCAAAAAACGACCCAACTGGTAACTGAGTTTGATGACGAGCTACGGTCACTGGTGGACGACATGTTCGAGTCGATGTATGCGGCGCAAGGTATCGGCTTGGCCGCACCACAGATTGGCATCTCCAAACGGGTAACTGTCATCGATCTGAGCTTCAAGAAGAATCTGGACGACAAGATTGTTCTCATCAACCCCGAGGTTATTCACAAAGAAGGTAAACAGAACGAAGAAGAGGGTTGTCTAAGTCTTCCCGAGATTCGCGAGAAGGTATCGCGCGCACATAAAGTGCGTGTCCGCGCTCAAGATCTTACGGGAAAATGGTTCGAAATCGATGGAGAGGAGTTGTTGGCTCGCGCCTTTCAACATGAAATCGATCACCTGGATGGAATCCTCTTCATCTTTCGTGTAAGCGCGTTGAAGCGCGATCTGCTGTTGCGCAAGATTCGCAAGATGCAGAAAAATGGCGAGTGGTAG